In a single window of the Bradyrhizobium sp. ORS 285 genome:
- a CDS encoding (2Fe-2S)-binding protein: protein MPKTHVTMKVNGSEVEGLAEPRTLLVHFLREQAQLTGTHIGCETSHCGACTIDIDGMSVKSCTMLAVQANGAEITTIEGMANADGTLSPLQEGFRMMHGLQCGFCTPGMILRAHRLLKENPSPTEAEIRAGISGNICRCTGYQNIVKAIQYAAAKINGVEFQEAAE from the coding sequence ATGCCCAAAACCCATGTCACGATGAAGGTGAACGGCAGCGAGGTCGAGGGCCTCGCGGAGCCGCGCACGCTTCTGGTCCACTTCCTGCGCGAGCAGGCGCAGCTCACCGGCACGCATATCGGCTGCGAGACCAGCCATTGCGGCGCCTGCACTATCGATATCGACGGCATGAGCGTGAAGAGCTGCACCATGCTGGCGGTGCAGGCCAACGGTGCCGAGATCACCACGATCGAGGGCATGGCCAATGCCGACGGCACCTTGTCGCCGCTGCAGGAAGGCTTTCGCATGATGCACGGCCTGCAATGCGGCTTCTGCACGCCCGGAATGATTCTGCGCGCGCATCGGCTGCTGAAGGAGAATCCGTCGCCGACGGAAGCCGAGATCCGCGCCGGCATCTCCGGCAATATCTGCCGCTGCACCGGCTATCAGAACATCGTCAAGGCAATCCAATACGCCGCCGCCAAGATCAACGGCGTTGAATTCCAGGAGGCCGCGGAATGA
- a CDS encoding MHYT domain-containing protein, translating into MIEGYDPYLVALSVVIASLGGYTGFSLTARIRSGPGANPRVLLSGAAAILAVGIWTMHFVGMMAAPMPTDAVYLVLPTIISFLICALVVGISLFFVSIGDPSAKRVIPSALLLGAGIASMHYVGMHGLAGSFGLTHDPALVALSVAIAIVAAYGGLRIFLARQDGLRLAISALAFGIAVSGMHYTAMLGMHVVPAGEGHHHQAAGLAASPQALAIVVAVLCFVVAAGFLLSLVPEPHRASQPATVLAEPAPELAPEPAMPPPAQSAAPSPAEPVETIASTRITAAPLGGIGQPPRIAAVRLPLEGANGTHFIDAGDVRSVRADAHYTRVHDGTRERMCPWSISEAEAQLDPGRFIRVHRSHIVAIEHVTFVGKEGEGAIIELDGPSKPRVPVSRAKVAEVKARLGLRRPA; encoded by the coding sequence ATGATCGAAGGATACGATCCTTATCTCGTCGCGCTCTCGGTCGTGATCGCGAGCCTGGGTGGCTATACCGGATTCAGTCTGACGGCGCGCATCCGCAGCGGGCCGGGAGCGAATCCGCGCGTGCTGCTGTCCGGCGCGGCGGCGATCCTGGCGGTGGGCATCTGGACGATGCATTTCGTGGGCATGATGGCCGCGCCCATGCCCACCGATGCCGTCTATCTGGTGCTGCCGACCATCATCTCCTTCCTGATCTGCGCGCTCGTCGTCGGCATCTCGCTGTTCTTCGTCAGCATCGGTGATCCCTCGGCCAAGCGCGTCATTCCCTCGGCGCTGCTGCTCGGCGCCGGCATCGCCAGCATGCATTATGTCGGGATGCACGGGCTCGCCGGAAGCTTTGGACTGACGCATGACCCGGCGCTGGTGGCGCTGTCGGTCGCGATTGCGATCGTTGCCGCCTACGGAGGCTTGCGCATCTTCCTGGCGCGGCAGGATGGCTTGCGGCTTGCCATCAGCGCGCTCGCCTTCGGCATTGCCGTGTCAGGCATGCATTATACGGCGATGCTGGGCATGCATGTGGTGCCGGCCGGCGAGGGCCACCATCATCAGGCCGCGGGGCTTGCGGCATCACCGCAGGCGCTGGCGATCGTGGTCGCCGTGCTGTGTTTTGTCGTCGCCGCAGGCTTCCTGCTGTCACTGGTGCCGGAGCCGCATCGCGCGTCGCAGCCGGCAACGGTGTTGGCCGAGCCCGCCCCTGAACTGGCGCCTGAGCCGGCCATGCCGCCGCCAGCGCAATCCGCTGCGCCGTCGCCTGCAGAACCCGTCGAGACCATCGCGTCCACCCGCATCACCGCCGCGCCGCTCGGCGGCATCGGCCAGCCGCCACGCATCGCAGCCGTGCGGCTGCCGCTCGAAGGCGCCAATGGCACCCACTTTATCGACGCCGGCGATGTCCGCAGCGTCCGCGCCGACGCGCACTACACCCGAGTGCACGACGGCACCCGCGAGCGGATGTGCCCGTGGTCGATCTCCGAGGCCGAGGCCCAGCTCGATCCCGGCCGCTTCATCCGCGTGCATCGGAGTCACATCGTCGCGATCGAGCACGTGACCTTCGTCGGCAAGGAAGGCGAGGGCGCGATCATCGAGCTGGACGGCCCGTCCAAGCCGCGCGTGCCGGTGAGCCGCGCCAAGGTCGCCGAAGTCAAGGCGCGGCTCGGGCTGCGGCGGCCGGCCTAA
- a CDS encoding VWA domain-containing protein, whose amino-acid sequence MSCCGATPDHEDMDAVARLVAGRLGAFLRTLRDNGFAVGMPEGHDAAAVMAAGYADKPGLLRSAFKHLFAARKSEWDRFDGLFDAFWLGKRVRSRVLASGYSQAANSPSLKSLQDAGGGERGPQGATEQIPSDEIPREASGEGQREGASRVESISDTDFRKLADPDQVALAHEAAARLAKAMRTRLTRRDQLRRKGERLDLRRTIHRNISHGGVPIALVHRRRKEKPLRLVVLLDASGSMSAYTAVFLRFVHGVLDQFREAEAFLFHTRLAHVSDAMKERDAARALDRLSMMAQGAGGGTRIGESLQTFNRWHAARVIHSRTCVMIVSDGYDTGDPALLGREMAQLRRRCRRIVWLNPMLGWDGYAPEARGIKAALPHVDLYAPAHTLNSLAALEPYLARL is encoded by the coding sequence ATGAGCTGCTGCGGCGCCACTCCTGATCATGAGGACATGGACGCGGTGGCGCGGCTCGTCGCCGGCCGGCTCGGTGCGTTTCTCCGGACGCTGCGCGACAACGGCTTCGCGGTTGGAATGCCGGAAGGCCACGACGCGGCGGCGGTGATGGCGGCGGGCTATGCCGACAAGCCGGGCCTGCTGCGCTCCGCGTTCAAGCACCTGTTCGCGGCACGCAAGAGCGAGTGGGATCGCTTCGATGGTCTGTTCGATGCGTTCTGGCTCGGCAAGCGCGTGCGCTCGCGGGTGCTCGCGTCGGGATATTCGCAGGCGGCGAACAGCCCATCGCTGAAGAGCTTGCAGGATGCTGGCGGCGGCGAGCGCGGTCCGCAAGGCGCGACCGAGCAGATTCCCTCGGATGAGATCCCGCGCGAGGCATCCGGTGAGGGCCAGCGCGAGGGCGCCTCGCGCGTGGAGTCGATCAGTGACACCGACTTCCGCAAGCTCGCCGATCCCGACCAGGTCGCGCTGGCGCATGAGGCCGCGGCGCGGCTGGCGAAGGCCATGCGCACGCGGCTGACGCGGCGCGATCAGCTGCGCCGCAAGGGCGAGCGTCTTGATCTCCGCCGGACCATCCATCGCAACATCAGTCATGGCGGCGTGCCGATCGCGCTGGTGCATCGCCGCCGCAAGGAGAAGCCGCTGCGGCTGGTGGTGCTGCTCGATGCCTCCGGTTCGATGAGCGCCTACACCGCGGTATTCCTGCGTTTCGTCCACGGCGTGCTCGATCAATTTCGCGAGGCCGAGGCGTTCCTGTTTCACACCCGGCTCGCCCATGTCTCCGATGCAATGAAGGAGCGCGACGCGGCGCGGGCGCTCGACCGGCTCTCGATGATGGCGCAGGGTGCGGGCGGTGGCACACGCATCGGCGAGAGTCTGCAGACCTTCAACCGCTGGCACGCCGCGCGCGTAATTCATTCGCGCACTTGCGTGATGATCGTCTCCGACGGCTACGACACCGGCGATCCCGCGTTGCTCGGCCGTGAGATGGCGCAGCTGCGCCGCCGCTGCCGCCGCATCGTCTGGCTCAACCCCATGCTCGGCTGGGACGGCTACGCTCCGGAAGCGCGCGGCATCAAGGCCGCGCTGCCGCATGTCGATCTCTATGCCCCCGCGCACACGCTGAATTCGCTGGCGGCGCTGGAGCCGTATCTGGCGAGGTTATGA
- a CDS encoding MoxR family ATPase, with product MKTRDDIAQSLAACGYIADGELATAIALMQLLKRPLLLEGEAGVGKTEVAKALAEVHGTELIRLQCYEGLDQSAALYEWNYQRQLLAIEAHRGHADAIEDQIFSEKYLLERPLLAAIRRATPPVLLIDEIDRADDEFEAFLLELLSDFQVSIPELGTIKARSIPHVVLTSNGTRELSDALRRRCLYHYVNYPDVDREARIILARIDGASAQLALQIARMVEGLRKEELRKVPGVAETLDWAAALVGLDIRDLKDQPEVVHDTLICLLKTHEDRSRVSREVTARLLGKVA from the coding sequence ATGAAAACCCGCGACGACATCGCGCAATCTCTCGCCGCCTGCGGCTACATCGCCGATGGCGAGCTGGCGACGGCGATTGCGCTGATGCAGCTGTTGAAGCGGCCGTTGCTGCTGGAGGGCGAGGCCGGCGTCGGCAAGACCGAGGTCGCGAAGGCGCTGGCTGAGGTCCACGGCACCGAGCTGATCCGACTGCAATGCTACGAGGGGCTCGATCAGAGCGCCGCGCTCTACGAGTGGAACTACCAGCGCCAGCTCCTGGCGATCGAGGCGCATCGTGGCCATGCCGACGCCATCGAGGACCAGATCTTCTCCGAGAAATATCTGCTCGAACGCCCGCTGCTCGCCGCGATCCGTCGCGCCACGCCGCCGGTGCTGCTGATCGACGAGATCGACCGTGCCGATGACGAATTCGAGGCGTTCCTGCTGGAGCTGTTGTCCGACTTCCAGGTCTCGATCCCCGAGCTCGGCACCATCAAGGCGAGGAGCATCCCGCATGTGGTGCTGACATCCAACGGCACCCGCGAGCTGTCGGACGCGCTGCGCCGGCGCTGCCTGTATCACTATGTCAACTATCCCGACGTCGACCGCGAGGCCCGCATCATCCTGGCACGGATCGACGGCGCCTCCGCGCAGCTTGCGCTGCAGATCGCGCGGATGGTCGAGGGCCTGCGCAAGGAGGAGCTGCGCAAGGTGCCGGGTGTCGCCGAGACGCTCGATTGGGCCGCGGCGCTGGTCGGGCTTGATATCCGCGACCTCAAGGATCAGCCGGAAGTCGTCCACGACACGCTGATCTGCCTGCTCAAGACTCACGAGGATCGCTCCCGCGTCTCCCGCGAGGTCACGGCGCGGCTGCTGGGGAAGGTCGCATGA
- a CDS encoding aerobic carbon-monoxide dehydrogenase large subunit produces the protein MNDMTPTREQREAALEGMGCRRKRVEDIRFTQGKGNYVDDVKLPGMLHGDFVRSPHAHARVKAIHTEDALKVPGVLAVITAETLKTVNLAWMPTLAGDVQMVLADGKVLFQNQEVAFVVATDRYAADDGVSKVVVDYEPLPVLVDPFKAMDPDAPVLREDLTGKTSGAHGPRKHHNHIFEWSVGDKELTDAAFKKADVTIKEMISYHRTHPSPLETCQCVCSFDKIKGELTIWGTFQAPHVIRTVVSLIAKLPEQKIHVIAPDIGGGFGNKVGAYPGYICAAVASIVTGKPVKWVEDRIENLTATAFARDYHMTTEIAATRDGKVTGLRVHVLADHGGFDACADPSKWPAGFFNIVTGSYDFPVAHLVVDGVYTNKAPGGVAYRCSFRVTEAAYCIERAMDILAQKLGMDPAELRLKNFVKPEQFPYHSALGWEYDSGDYHTAMRKMMETVDYAGLRKEQAEKRAAFKRGETREIMGLGISFFTEIVGAGPSKNCDILGIAMFDSCEIRLHPTGAGIARMGTKSQGQGHETTWAQIIASEIGIPADNIMVEEGNTDTAPYGLGTYGSRSTPVAGAAIAMAARKIKAKAQMIAAYKLEVHEDDLEWDIDRFRVKGLPEKAMSMKDICWAAYNSVPPGMEPGLEAVSYYDPPNMTYPFGAYLCVMDIDVDTGVYKVRRFYALDDCGTRINPMIIEGQVHGGLTEAFAIAMGQEIRYDAEGNVVTGSFMDFFMPTAVETPHWETDYTVTPSPHHPIGAKGVGESPNVGGVPAFSNAVNDAFSFLGATHIQMPHDFWRNWQAAKNLGVVA, from the coding sequence ATGAACGACATGACTCCCACGCGGGAACAACGCGAAGCCGCGCTCGAAGGCATGGGCTGCCGGCGCAAGCGCGTCGAGGACATCCGCTTCACCCAAGGCAAGGGCAACTACGTCGATGACGTCAAGCTGCCGGGCATGCTGCATGGCGACTTCGTGCGCTCGCCGCATGCCCATGCCCGGGTGAAGGCGATCCACACCGAGGACGCCCTGAAGGTGCCGGGCGTGCTCGCAGTGATCACCGCCGAGACCTTGAAGACCGTCAACCTCGCCTGGATGCCGACATTGGCCGGCGACGTGCAGATGGTGCTCGCCGATGGCAAGGTGCTGTTCCAGAACCAGGAGGTTGCCTTCGTCGTCGCCACCGATCGCTACGCCGCCGATGACGGCGTCTCCAAGGTGGTCGTCGACTACGAGCCGCTGCCGGTGCTGGTCGATCCGTTCAAGGCGATGGACCCGGATGCGCCTGTCCTGCGCGAGGATCTTACCGGCAAGACATCAGGCGCGCACGGCCCGCGCAAGCACCACAACCACATCTTCGAGTGGAGCGTCGGCGACAAGGAGCTGACCGATGCGGCGTTCAAGAAGGCGGATGTGACGATCAAGGAGATGATCTCCTATCACCGCACCCATCCGTCGCCGCTCGAGACCTGCCAGTGCGTCTGTTCGTTCGACAAGATCAAGGGCGAGTTGACGATCTGGGGCACCTTCCAGGCGCCGCACGTCATCCGCACCGTGGTGTCGCTGATCGCCAAGCTCCCTGAGCAGAAGATCCACGTCATCGCGCCGGATATCGGCGGCGGCTTCGGCAACAAGGTCGGCGCCTATCCCGGCTACATCTGCGCGGCCGTGGCTTCGATCGTCACCGGCAAGCCGGTGAAATGGGTCGAGGACCGCATCGAGAATCTCACCGCGACTGCGTTCGCGCGCGACTATCACATGACGACCGAGATCGCCGCGACCAGGGATGGCAAGGTCACCGGCCTGCGCGTGCATGTGCTCGCCGATCACGGCGGCTTCGATGCCTGCGCGGATCCGTCGAAATGGCCGGCCGGCTTCTTCAACATCGTCACCGGCTCCTACGACTTCCCGGTCGCGCATCTCGTGGTCGACGGCGTCTACACCAACAAGGCGCCGGGCGGCGTCGCCTATCGTTGCTCGTTCCGCGTCACCGAGGCGGCCTATTGCATCGAGCGCGCGATGGACATTCTCGCGCAGAAGCTGGGCATGGATCCGGCGGAGCTGCGGCTGAAGAACTTCGTCAAGCCGGAGCAGTTTCCGTATCACTCGGCCTTGGGGTGGGAATACGATTCCGGCGACTATCACACCGCCATGCGCAAGATGATGGAGACTGTCGACTATGCCGGTCTTCGCAAGGAGCAGGCGGAGAAGCGCGCGGCGTTCAAGCGCGGTGAGACCCGCGAGATCATGGGCCTCGGCATCTCCTTCTTCACCGAGATCGTCGGCGCCGGCCCGTCGAAGAACTGCGACATCCTGGGGATCGCGATGTTCGATTCCTGCGAGATCCGGCTGCATCCCACGGGGGCCGGCATCGCGCGGATGGGCACCAAGAGCCAGGGCCAGGGGCACGAGACCACCTGGGCGCAGATCATCGCCAGCGAGATCGGCATTCCCGCCGACAATATCATGGTCGAGGAGGGCAACACCGACACCGCGCCTTACGGCCTCGGCACCTACGGCTCGCGCTCGACGCCGGTGGCTGGCGCGGCCATCGCGATGGCTGCGCGCAAGATCAAGGCCAAGGCGCAGATGATTGCGGCCTACAAGCTCGAGGTTCACGAGGACGATCTCGAATGGGACATCGACCGCTTCCGGGTCAAGGGCCTGCCGGAGAAGGCGATGTCGATGAAGGACATCTGCTGGGCGGCGTACAACTCGGTGCCCCCGGGCATGGAGCCGGGGCTCGAGGCGGTCAGCTACTACGATCCGCCCAACATGACCTATCCGTTCGGCGCCTATCTCTGCGTGATGGACATCGACGTCGACACCGGCGTGTACAAGGTCCGGCGCTTCTACGCGCTCGACGATTGCGGCACCCGCATCAACCCGATGATCATCGAGGGCCAGGTCCATGGCGGCCTCACCGAGGCCTTCGCCATCGCGATGGGCCAGGAAATCCGCTACGATGCCGAGGGCAACGTCGTCACCGGCTCGTTCATGGATTTCTTCATGCCGACTGCGGTGGAGACCCCGCATTGGGAGACCGACTACACGGTGACCCCGTCGCCGCACCACCCGATCGGCGCCAAGGGCGTCGGCGAAAGCCCCAATGTCGGCGGCGTGCCCGCGTTCTCGAACGCGGTCAACGACGCGTTCTCGTTCCTGGGCGCGACGCACATCCAGATGCCCCACGACTTCTGGCGCAACTGGCAGGCGGCGAAGAATTTGGGTGTGGTGGCTTAG
- a CDS encoding xanthine dehydrogenase family protein subunit M: MIPGPFDYHRPASVGDAIKLLADLGDDARPLAGGHSLLPMMKLRLATPAHLIDLHGIAGLKGICRDGDRIAIGAMTTQAELLASKEIGEALPILHEAALLIADPQVRYRGTLGGNVANGDPGNDMPALMLALDASYRLEGPNGAREVAAREFYQGAYFTALEPGEILTGVTIPVPPAGHGYAYEKLKRKVGDYATAAAGVVLTMAGGKVASCVISLTNLHETPLLATDAAKAVIGTTLDEAALKAAATAARAIMQPASDARGPAEYRVHVGGIMVMRALQRAASRAN, encoded by the coding sequence ATGATTCCAGGCCCGTTCGACTATCACCGGCCCGCGAGTGTCGGCGATGCGATCAAGCTGCTCGCCGATCTCGGTGACGACGCGCGTCCGCTCGCTGGCGGCCACAGCCTGCTGCCGATGATGAAGCTGCGGTTGGCGACGCCGGCGCATCTGATCGACCTGCACGGCATCGCCGGCCTCAAGGGCATCTGCCGCGACGGCGACCGCATCGCGATCGGTGCGATGACGACGCAGGCAGAGCTTTTGGCCTCCAAGGAGATCGGTGAGGCGTTGCCGATCCTGCACGAGGCGGCGCTGCTGATTGCCGATCCGCAGGTGCGCTATCGCGGCACGCTGGGCGGCAATGTCGCCAATGGCGATCCCGGCAACGACATGCCGGCGCTGATGCTGGCGCTGGATGCGAGTTATCGGCTGGAGGGACCGAACGGCGCCCGCGAGGTCGCGGCGCGGGAGTTTTACCAGGGGGCGTATTTCACGGCGCTGGAGCCTGGCGAGATCCTGACGGGAGTCACCATTCCCGTGCCGCCCGCGGGTCACGGCTACGCCTATGAGAAGCTGAAGCGCAAGGTGGGCGATTATGCGACCGCGGCGGCGGGCGTCGTGCTGACGATGGCCGGCGGCAAGGTGGCGAGCTGCGTGATTTCGCTGACCAACCTGCATGAGACGCCGCTGTTGGCGACCGACGCGGCGAAGGCGGTGATCGGGACCACGCTGGACGAGGCGGCGCTGAAGGCCGCGGCAACGGCGGCGCGCGCGATCATGCAGCCGGCGTCCGATGCGCGGGGGCCGGCCGAGTATCGCGTGCATGTCGGCGGCATCATGGTGATGCGCGCGCTGCAGCGCGCGGCGAGCAGGGCCAATTAG